In one window of Nocardioides panacisoli DNA:
- the dnaB gene encoding replicative DNA helicase — MDARTPPQDMAAEQSVLGAMMISKDAIADVVETVRGPDYYRPAHEAIHDAIVDLYGRGEPADMVTVADELARRGELQRIGGAPYLHTLSANVPIAANAGYYAEIVHEKAVLRRLIDAGTKVVQIGYRGEGEVTDIVDAAQAEIYQVADGRKTEDYVPLSDIMNGVLDEIEAIENREAGLYGVPTGFADFDELTNGLHPGQMVVVAARPAMGKSTLALDFCRAASIHNNLTSCFFSLEMTRSEITMRLLSAESRIPLNHIRNGKMSAEEWERLARHVSKVSAAPMFIDDSPNMTMMEIRAKARRLKQRHDLKLIVVDYLQLMTSGKKVESRQLEVSEFSRQIKLLAKELEVPIIALSQLNRGPESRADKRPMMSDLRESGSIEQDSDMVILLHREDAYEKESPRPGEADLIVAKHRNGATRDIIVAFQGHYSRFVDMAH; from the coding sequence ATGGATGCGCGGACGCCGCCGCAGGACATGGCGGCCGAGCAGTCGGTGCTGGGCGCGATGATGATCAGCAAGGACGCGATCGCCGACGTCGTCGAGACGGTCCGTGGCCCGGACTACTACCGTCCGGCGCACGAGGCCATCCACGACGCCATCGTCGACCTCTACGGCCGGGGCGAGCCGGCCGACATGGTCACGGTCGCAGACGAGCTGGCGCGGCGCGGTGAGCTGCAGCGCATCGGGGGCGCGCCGTACCTCCACACGCTGTCGGCCAACGTGCCGATCGCGGCCAACGCGGGCTACTACGCCGAGATCGTCCACGAGAAGGCCGTGCTGCGGCGGCTCATCGACGCCGGCACCAAGGTCGTCCAGATCGGCTACCGCGGCGAGGGCGAGGTCACCGACATCGTCGACGCCGCCCAGGCCGAGATCTACCAGGTGGCCGACGGCCGCAAGACCGAGGACTACGTCCCGCTCAGCGACATCATGAACGGCGTCCTGGACGAGATCGAGGCGATCGAGAACCGCGAGGCGGGGCTGTACGGCGTCCCCACCGGCTTCGCCGACTTCGACGAGCTGACCAACGGTCTCCACCCCGGCCAGATGGTCGTCGTGGCCGCGAGACCGGCCATGGGCAAGTCGACGCTGGCTCTCGACTTCTGTCGTGCAGCGTCGATCCACAACAACCTGACCAGCTGCTTCTTCAGCCTGGAGATGACGCGCTCGGAGATCACGATGCGCCTGCTCTCGGCGGAGTCGCGGATCCCGCTGAACCACATCCGCAACGGCAAGATGAGCGCCGAGGAGTGGGAGCGGCTGGCGCGCCACGTGTCGAAGGTGTCGGCGGCGCCGATGTTCATCGACGACTCGCCCAACATGACGATGATGGAGATCCGGGCGAAGGCGCGGCGGCTCAAGCAGCGCCACGACCTGAAGCTGATCGTCGTGGACTACCTGCAGCTGATGACCTCGGGCAAGAAGGTCGAGTCCCGCCAGCTGGAGGTCTCGGAGTTCTCCCGCCAGATCAAGCTGCTGGCCAAGGAGCTCGAGGTCCCGATCATCGCGCTGTCGCAGCTCAACCGTGGTCCGGAGTCCCGGGCCGACAAGCGCCCGATGATGAGCGACCTGCGTGAGTCGGGTTCGATCGAGCAGGACTCGGACATGGTGATCCTGCTCCACCGCGAGGACGCCTACGAGAAGGAGTCCCCCCGCCCCGGCGAGGCCGACCTGATCGTCGCCAAGCACCGCAACGGCGCCACCCGCGACATCATCGTCGCCTTCCAGGGCCACTACAGCCGGTTCGTCGACATGGCCCACTGA
- a CDS encoding RNA-directed DNA polymerase: MVRLKDLVVAYRKAKVDLYHSTEQRFFDLVDYEESLEANLAALLDRINNGDRSWVIEPAFVGGFTVVPKSVDPSPAAPSVLWSDPATDWRERVAVADKPPTATFRLMSRCSVDFHVFSTLWLITVGDKMDSALGLSAFGNRLRRRPDGVLNRDAPGTFRSYLSPYRQWRDKGLAVMRSELDAGKSIVALTADATAFYHRLDPGFMLDEGFLARLGVSLTEEEWHLHRLFVDALHAWTSHVSRATGWRERGLPVGLPASGVVANVALADLDRLAAEEFKPLYYGRYVDDIMLVLESTAALNSQQDLWDWLAARSRGLIAHERVDETGVGTFAAHFVPDYLAGSDVVFENGKNKLFHLSGDTGRFILGSIERTINERASEWRALPSISADSSRIGTDLAAITTSDGEAAATLRDSDQLSGRRASFAIRLRDFEAYERILEPASWADHRRAFFGAIERQLLALPTYFDLAGYLPRLIKLAAACEDHEALASLFQALRELNDEVQRTCVVTVAEFDPNGERAAETRRRWAEQVVVECAESLAAAYGGRLRAQELSAMVEPLTTIAPQAADQLRVRRLRRWHRRLFERDLGHVPYRFALMRRDLGRHSDLYSPTPHVSDRFDLPLDATVADGLDELVEWLDDTAVDPAELGVGREIPGLVFATRPFNVLDLYLALRGDVTNALGSAPADVIQRILRAIRGFKPAVMPGVEPDGRLIAVPSEVRSGCRRIALGMVHTAKASMEAAALGRYDITRRRYEQLVDVVDEAITRPRPVHYLLLPELAMPPMWFVHFGLRLESQGISLVSGVEYRHRTPGVVHNQVWAALRVDGAGFPFFPVYRQDKQRPAPGEERNLRELNKLSLRPEIPWCNPPVIAHGDFRFALLICSELTNIAHRASLRGRVDALLVPEWNQDLHTFGALVESAALDIHAFIAQANHREHGDARIRGPLRKEWKRDVVRVRGGTHDYVVVGEIDFLALRREQSKHIVLDGVFKPTPDGFEIASERRLPLSSD; this comes from the coding sequence GTGGTGCGCCTGAAGGACCTTGTGGTCGCCTACCGCAAGGCCAAGGTCGATCTGTATCACTCGACGGAGCAGCGATTCTTCGACCTAGTCGACTACGAGGAGTCCCTCGAGGCCAATCTTGCGGCCCTACTTGACCGGATCAACAACGGCGATCGTTCGTGGGTGATTGAACCCGCTTTCGTCGGCGGATTCACGGTCGTCCCCAAGAGCGTGGATCCCAGCCCCGCCGCTCCGTCGGTCTTGTGGTCCGACCCTGCCACCGATTGGCGGGAACGTGTCGCTGTGGCCGACAAGCCCCCGACCGCTACGTTCCGCCTCATGTCTCGATGCTCGGTGGACTTCCACGTCTTCTCGACCCTGTGGCTGATCACTGTCGGGGACAAGATGGACAGCGCGCTTGGGCTAAGTGCGTTCGGCAACCGGTTGCGGAGACGTCCGGACGGCGTACTCAACCGTGATGCGCCCGGCACGTTCAGATCCTATCTGTCGCCGTATCGGCAGTGGAGGGACAAGGGGCTCGCGGTGATGCGCTCAGAACTCGACGCGGGCAAGAGCATCGTGGCTTTAACCGCAGACGCAACGGCGTTCTACCACCGGCTCGACCCCGGTTTCATGCTTGACGAGGGGTTCCTCGCTCGCTTGGGTGTGTCCCTGACCGAGGAAGAGTGGCATCTCCACCGACTTTTTGTGGACGCTCTCCATGCCTGGACCAGCCACGTTTCCCGAGCAACCGGATGGCGTGAGCGTGGACTTCCTGTGGGGCTTCCGGCATCTGGGGTAGTGGCGAACGTGGCCCTGGCCGACCTCGACAGACTCGCCGCGGAGGAGTTCAAGCCCCTCTACTACGGCCGGTACGTCGACGACATCATGCTCGTCCTGGAGTCCACGGCGGCGCTCAACAGTCAACAGGACCTATGGGATTGGCTCGCCGCTCGGTCTCGGGGGCTGATCGCTCATGAGCGCGTCGATGAGACCGGCGTCGGCACGTTCGCTGCACATTTTGTGCCTGACTACCTCGCGGGCTCAGACGTCGTGTTCGAGAACGGCAAGAACAAGCTGTTTCACCTCTCCGGAGACACAGGCAGATTCATCCTCGGTTCCATAGAACGCACGATCAACGAGCGTGCAAGCGAATGGCGCGCGCTACCGTCTATCAGCGCCGACAGCAGCCGGATAGGTACTGACCTTGCGGCGATCACCACCTCGGACGGCGAAGCTGCGGCGACCCTGCGAGACTCCGATCAGCTGTCCGGGCGGAGAGCCTCGTTCGCGATCCGACTCCGGGACTTCGAAGCCTACGAGCGCATTCTTGAACCTGCGTCGTGGGCCGATCACCGCCGCGCCTTCTTTGGGGCGATCGAGCGACAACTACTCGCCTTGCCCACCTATTTTGACCTAGCTGGTTACTTGCCGCGGCTCATCAAGCTTGCCGCCGCATGCGAGGATCATGAAGCTCTGGCGAGTCTCTTCCAGGCGCTCCGTGAGCTAAACGATGAGGTCCAACGCACCTGTGTGGTGACCGTCGCCGAGTTCGACCCGAACGGAGAACGGGCTGCGGAAACACGTCGGCGTTGGGCCGAGCAAGTGGTTGTGGAGTGCGCCGAGAGCCTCGCCGCGGCTTACGGGGGCCGTCTGCGCGCACAGGAGTTGAGCGCCATGGTCGAGCCACTGACGACGATTGCACCACAGGCGGCCGATCAACTTCGAGTGAGGCGCCTGCGGCGCTGGCACCGGAGGTTGTTTGAGCGCGATCTTGGGCACGTACCGTATCGATTCGCCCTGATGCGGCGCGACCTCGGGCGGCATAGCGATCTCTACTCACCGACCCCACATGTGAGCGATCGCTTCGATCTCCCACTCGACGCGACGGTGGCGGACGGTCTCGACGAGCTGGTCGAGTGGCTCGACGACACCGCGGTGGATCCCGCCGAACTCGGCGTGGGTCGGGAGATCCCGGGCTTGGTGTTCGCTACGCGCCCGTTCAACGTCCTCGACCTCTACCTTGCGCTGCGGGGAGACGTGACGAATGCCCTCGGTTCGGCTCCTGCCGATGTGATACAGCGAATTCTGCGCGCGATCCGCGGGTTCAAACCAGCTGTCATGCCCGGTGTGGAACCCGACGGCAGGTTGATCGCCGTACCCTCCGAAGTCCGCTCAGGATGCCGTCGCATTGCTTTGGGCATGGTCCACACGGCGAAGGCATCGATGGAGGCCGCCGCGCTCGGCCGGTATGACATCACACGGCGGCGTTATGAACAGCTTGTTGACGTGGTCGACGAAGCCATCACCCGGCCGAGGCCCGTGCACTACCTGCTGCTGCCCGAGCTCGCCATGCCACCGATGTGGTTCGTGCACTTCGGTCTACGCCTGGAATCTCAGGGGATCAGCCTCGTCTCAGGCGTGGAATACCGGCATCGGACACCTGGCGTGGTCCACAACCAAGTCTGGGCAGCCCTCCGCGTCGACGGCGCCGGCTTCCCGTTCTTCCCCGTGTACCGCCAAGACAAGCAGAGGCCCGCACCTGGCGAGGAACGTAACCTTCGCGAGCTGAACAAGCTCTCGCTGCGGCCAGAGATCCCATGGTGCAACCCGCCCGTGATTGCGCACGGCGACTTCCGGTTCGCGCTGCTGATCTGCAGCGAACTTACGAACATCGCTCACCGAGCGTCGCTACGCGGGAGGGTCGACGCTCTCCTGGTGCCGGAGTGGAATCAGGACCTCCACACCTTCGGCGCCCTCGTCGAGTCGGCCGCACTCGACATCCATGCGTTTATTGCACAAGCCAACCATCGAGAGCATGGCGACGCCCGCATCCGCGGGCCCCTTCGCAAGGAGTGGAAGCGCGACGTGGTGCGGGTACGCGGCGGGACCCACGACTACGTCGTCGTCGGCGAGATCGACTTTCTTGCGCTCCGTCGTGAGCAGTCGAAGCACATCGTGCTCGATGGCGTTTTCAAACCGACGCCTGACGGCTTCGAGATCGCGTCCGAGCGGCGACTGCCGCTGTCCTCAGATTGA
- a CDS encoding GNAT family N-acetyltransferase, protein MPGFTWLPANEAAPEHVEAVFATGGAHKCRCQALKVPGWIWRDTTQEERDAAQLQQAACGSAGPTSGLVGYVDGEPAGWVAVEPRENYPRVWSRKQAWMRMDPDLEGVWSVTCFVVRQQHRRSGLTYELAAASVEYGERVGAHVLEGYPIEPPPGGSATWDEASVGLLHVFTDAGYEVVASPTLRRRVVRRRLANRP, encoded by the coding sequence ATGCCCGGTTTCACCTGGCTCCCGGCCAACGAGGCTGCACCCGAGCACGTCGAGGCGGTGTTCGCGACCGGAGGCGCCCACAAGTGCCGATGCCAAGCGCTGAAGGTGCCCGGCTGGATCTGGCGTGACACCACCCAGGAGGAGCGCGATGCCGCTCAGCTGCAGCAGGCCGCGTGCGGCTCCGCCGGGCCGACGTCGGGTCTGGTCGGGTACGTCGACGGCGAGCCTGCTGGCTGGGTCGCCGTCGAGCCGCGCGAGAACTATCCCCGGGTGTGGAGCCGGAAACAGGCGTGGATGCGCATGGACCCCGACCTCGAGGGCGTCTGGTCGGTGACCTGCTTCGTCGTACGCCAGCAGCACCGCCGGTCAGGGCTCACCTACGAGCTCGCTGCGGCCAGCGTCGAGTACGGCGAACGGGTCGGTGCCCACGTGCTGGAGGGCTACCCGATCGAGCCGCCGCCCGGTGGGTCGGCGACCTGGGACGAGGCGTCGGTCGGGTTGCTGCACGTCTTCACCGACGCCGGCTACGAGGTCGTCGCCTCACCCACGCTACGGCGGCGCGTCGTACGACGCCGACTGGCCAACCGTCCCTGA
- a CDS encoding serine hydrolase domain-containing protein yields MTALEELLARVCSTHRLPGAVALVARGEDVEVATAGVRTLGGPPMTRDTLFRLASLTKPVLAAATMVLVDRGHLHLDDPVDPLLPELTTPMVLRDAGGPVEDPANLEPAERAITLRDLLTFRSGHGFPERFDLPIVARLVDQLGQGPPRPATMPDPDEWMRRLADVPLLHQPGQGWTYNTGADILGVLLARACDATLGDVLAETVLDPCGMTDTGFATSATDRLATYYERDEDGTPRVVDPPEGQWAVPPRFPSGAGGLVSTADDWWSFGRMVLADGEHRRAGRSTRVLSPESVRLMTTSHVDGGPRHLFLDGQGWGFGGGVDIRPTRPFQVAGRYGWIGGTGTAGYVIPATDTVVVWLSQVELGAPDDAAAMTEVLTHAARGNAAGRH; encoded by the coding sequence GTGACCGCGCTCGAGGAGCTGCTGGCCCGGGTGTGCTCGACCCACCGCCTCCCGGGCGCCGTCGCGCTGGTGGCCCGGGGCGAGGACGTCGAGGTGGCCACTGCGGGCGTGCGCACCCTCGGGGGACCCCCGATGACACGGGACACCCTCTTCCGGCTCGCCTCGCTCACCAAGCCGGTCCTCGCGGCGGCGACGATGGTCTTGGTCGACCGCGGGCACCTCCACCTCGACGATCCGGTGGATCCGCTGCTGCCGGAGCTCACCACGCCGATGGTGCTGCGCGATGCGGGCGGCCCCGTCGAGGACCCAGCGAACCTCGAGCCGGCCGAGCGAGCGATCACGCTGCGTGACCTCCTCACCTTCCGCTCCGGCCATGGCTTCCCCGAGCGGTTCGACCTGCCGATCGTCGCGCGGTTGGTCGACCAGCTCGGCCAGGGGCCACCCCGGCCGGCGACGATGCCCGACCCCGACGAGTGGATGCGCCGGCTCGCGGACGTTCCACTGCTGCACCAGCCCGGTCAGGGCTGGACCTACAACACCGGCGCCGACATCCTCGGCGTCCTGCTCGCCCGCGCCTGCGACGCCACCCTGGGCGACGTCCTCGCCGAGACGGTGCTCGATCCGTGCGGCATGACCGACACCGGCTTCGCCACCTCGGCCACCGACCGACTCGCGACGTACTACGAGCGCGACGAGGACGGGACGCCCCGGGTCGTCGACCCTCCCGAGGGGCAGTGGGCCGTTCCGCCCCGCTTCCCCTCCGGTGCCGGCGGGCTGGTGTCGACGGCCGACGACTGGTGGTCCTTCGGCCGGATGGTGCTGGCCGACGGCGAGCACCGACGCGCCGGTCGCTCCACGCGGGTGTTGTCGCCGGAGTCGGTGCGGTTGATGACCACGAGCCACGTCGACGGCGGCCCGCGGCACCTGTTCCTCGACGGCCAGGGCTGGGGGTTCGGCGGAGGGGTCGACATCCGGCCCACACGGCCGTTCCAGGTCGCCGGTCGCTACGGCTGGATCGGTGGCACCGGCACTGCCGGCTACGTCATCCCCGCCACCGACACCGTCGTCGTGTGGCTCAGCCAGGTCGAACTCGGCGCACCCGACGACGCCGCCGCGATGACCGAGGTGCTGACCCACGCCGCTCGAGGGAACGCCGCCGGCAGGCATTGA
- a CDS encoding ArsR/SmtB family transcription factor, whose translation MSAEPDPFRAIADPTRRLILDELTESDGQTLFEICSRLTMRHGLTSSRQAVSQHLAVLEQSGLVHTQRRGRYKLHHIDPGPLRAIVQRWLTTGEEPPP comes from the coding sequence GTGAGCGCTGAGCCCGACCCGTTCCGGGCCATCGCCGACCCGACGAGGCGACTGATCCTCGACGAGCTGACCGAGTCCGACGGACAGACGCTCTTCGAGATCTGCAGTCGGCTGACCATGAGGCACGGCCTCACCTCGTCGCGCCAAGCGGTGTCCCAACACCTCGCCGTGCTCGAACAGTCGGGCCTGGTGCACACGCAGCGCCGGGGCCGCTACAAGCTCCACCACATCGACCCGGGCCCGCTGCGCGCGATCGTGCAGCGATGGCTCACCACCGGAGAGGAACCGCCACCGTGA
- a CDS encoding VOC family protein: protein MIRINLTSIHVDDQAKALAFYTDTLGFSKKTDEPVGDARWLTVVSPADPDGVELLLEPNEHPAARAYQEALTADGIPAAQFAVDDVHAEVDRLKALGVEFSQDATDLGPVVTAVLDDTCGNLVQLAALT, encoded by the coding sequence GTGATCCGCATCAACCTCACCAGCATCCACGTCGACGACCAGGCCAAGGCGCTCGCCTTCTACACCGACACGCTCGGCTTCTCGAAGAAGACCGACGAGCCGGTCGGCGACGCCCGCTGGCTCACCGTGGTCTCGCCCGCGGACCCCGACGGCGTCGAGCTGCTGCTGGAGCCCAACGAGCATCCGGCAGCACGTGCCTACCAGGAGGCGCTGACCGCCGACGGCATCCCCGCCGCGCAGTTCGCCGTCGACGACGTCCACGCCGAGGTCGACCGACTCAAGGCCCTGGGGGTCGAGTTCAGCCAGGACGCGACCGACCTCGGCCCCGTCGTCACCGCCGTGCTCGACGACACCTGCGGCAACCTGGTGCAGCTCGCCGCGCTCACGTGA
- a CDS encoding group I truncated hemoglobin: protein MSTSLYERLGGTYGIAGAVDVLVDRLFANAAVNANPAVHAHHGDPTNAPGYKFLVTAWSIQATGGPACYPGLDMGAAHRDLAIASHDFDAVVTEIDATLNFLGVPDAERREFMDLIEGYRAEVVATPTPA, encoded by the coding sequence ATGAGCACCTCGTTGTACGAACGACTGGGCGGCACCTACGGCATCGCCGGGGCCGTGGACGTGCTGGTGGACCGGCTCTTCGCCAACGCCGCGGTGAACGCCAACCCGGCCGTGCACGCCCACCACGGCGACCCCACCAATGCGCCGGGGTACAAGTTCCTGGTGACCGCGTGGTCGATCCAGGCCACCGGTGGTCCGGCCTGCTACCCGGGACTGGACATGGGCGCCGCCCACCGGGACCTGGCCATCGCCAGCCACGACTTCGACGCCGTCGTCACCGAGATCGACGCGACACTGAACTTCCTCGGCGTCCCCGACGCGGAGCGGCGCGAGTTCATGGACCTCATCGAGGGCTATCGCGCGGAGGTCGTCGCCACGCCGACCCCGGCCTGA
- a CDS encoding MarR family winged helix-turn-helix transcriptional regulator, translated as MTSDDAAGPRLDDQLCFAIYGASQAMTAAYRDGLAAHGLTYTQYVALLALWEDDVVSMRDLCARLHLDSATLSPLLKRLEARGLVTRERAAADERTVLVSCTAQGRALREPVAAVQAGVEADTGLTGAELAELREELHAVAHRLRESRRSRTASGEVG; from the coding sequence ATGACGAGCGACGACGCAGCAGGCCCGCGGCTCGACGACCAGCTCTGCTTCGCCATCTACGGCGCCTCCCAGGCGATGACCGCGGCGTACCGCGACGGCCTCGCCGCGCACGGACTCACCTACACCCAGTACGTCGCCCTGCTTGCGCTGTGGGAGGACGACGTCGTCTCGATGCGGGACCTCTGCGCCCGGCTGCACCTGGACAGCGCCACCCTCTCGCCACTGCTCAAGCGCCTGGAGGCCCGCGGGCTGGTGACGCGCGAGCGCGCCGCCGCCGACGAGCGCACCGTCCTGGTCTCCTGCACCGCGCAGGGCCGCGCGCTCCGCGAGCCCGTGGCCGCGGTCCAGGCCGGGGTCGAGGCGGACACCGGCCTCACCGGCGCCGAGCTCGCCGAGCTGCGGGAGGAGCTGCACGCGGTGGCCCACCGGCTGCGGGAGTCACGGCGGTCGCGGACCGCCTCCGGCGAGGTCGGCTGA
- a CDS encoding LuxR C-terminal-related transcriptional regulator — protein sequence MGLTNRERQVLRLVVEGCGNQQIAERLTISKRTVETHVSTLLRKYGVDDRRTLTAALGPATFRASLSHELRASDGSVETQSRVAHLVGRHLAVHRSYYQEFDHEADVTIIHRDYADGVKPIAGAYTLSHYVGEPVAQAMRTGEPLVVSDSSALVPKIATAWHSLSIRAAMMAPNLRDGACVAGLAVTSTSPREWTMDDVTLLVETAERTWDRVERIRLEAELGEVGRSFRALADAVPCLVWQTDAGGAVVFGSRALLDFTGLTPETVRTVDWRKIARPTPGAPDPAEHLRDDTWQGRLELRRHDGTWQQFDAGVSPRRDDVGAQVGHLWVVHRS from the coding sequence GTGGGTCTGACCAACCGGGAACGACAAGTCCTGCGACTGGTTGTCGAAGGGTGTGGCAACCAGCAGATCGCAGAGCGCCTGACCATCTCCAAGCGCACCGTCGAGACCCACGTCTCCACGCTGCTGCGCAAGTACGGCGTCGACGACCGCCGTACGCTCACCGCCGCACTCGGACCGGCGACCTTCCGGGCCAGTCTCTCGCACGAGCTGCGTGCCAGCGACGGTTCGGTGGAGACCCAGAGCCGCGTCGCCCACCTCGTCGGGCGCCACCTGGCGGTCCACCGGTCCTACTACCAGGAGTTCGACCACGAGGCCGACGTCACCATCATCCACCGCGACTACGCCGACGGCGTGAAGCCGATCGCGGGGGCCTACACGCTGTCGCACTACGTCGGTGAGCCGGTCGCACAGGCCATGCGCACCGGCGAGCCGCTCGTGGTGTCCGACTCGAGTGCGCTCGTCCCGAAGATCGCGACGGCGTGGCACTCGCTGTCGATCCGCGCCGCGATGATGGCGCCCAACCTCCGCGACGGCGCGTGCGTCGCTGGACTCGCGGTCACCAGCACCAGCCCCCGCGAGTGGACCATGGACGACGTCACGCTGCTGGTCGAGACCGCCGAGCGCACCTGGGACCGGGTCGAGCGCATCCGGCTCGAGGCCGAGTTGGGCGAGGTCGGCCGCTCCTTCCGGGCGCTGGCGGATGCCGTGCCGTGCTTGGTCTGGCAGACCGATGCCGGCGGAGCCGTGGTCTTCGGCAGCCGAGCGTTGCTGGACTTCACCGGCCTGACGCCGGAGACCGTGAGGACCGTCGACTGGCGAAAGATCGCACGGCCCACCCCCGGCGCTCCCGACCCCGCCGAGCACCTCCGCGACGACACGTGGCAGGGACGACTGGAGCTCCGGCGCCATGACGGGACGTGGCAGCAGTTCGACGCCGGCGTGAGTCCGCGACGCGACGATGTCGGCGCGCAGGTCGGGCACCTCTGGGTGGTTCATCGGTCCTGA
- a CDS encoding class I SAM-dependent methyltransferase has product MTPRDEASDDLLAEQRAYYDALAAHYLDGAIPGSEQAGDELVAAIDAFAPAGDVLELACGPGTWTPHLLRHASTVTAVDSSPRMLELAASVPGTTAVRFQRDDLFTWRPDRRYDVVFFGFWLSHVPRERFADFWSRVADALVPGGRVLFVDDAYRTPDELVQGEESTTIRRRLRDGTAYRAVKVPHEPAALSRQLADLGWDVRVEQTNGPFYWGAGRRADR; this is encoded by the coding sequence ATGACTCCTCGGGACGAGGCGAGCGACGACCTGCTCGCCGAGCAGCGGGCCTACTACGACGCGCTCGCCGCGCACTACCTCGACGGGGCGATCCCGGGGAGCGAGCAGGCAGGCGACGAGCTGGTGGCCGCGATCGACGCCTTCGCACCCGCCGGCGACGTGCTCGAGCTCGCCTGCGGGCCGGGCACGTGGACGCCCCACCTGCTGCGCCACGCGAGCACCGTGACCGCCGTCGACTCCTCGCCGCGGATGCTGGAGCTGGCCGCGTCGGTCCCCGGGACGACGGCCGTGCGGTTCCAGCGCGACGACCTCTTCACGTGGCGCCCCGACCGGCGGTACGACGTGGTGTTCTTCGGCTTCTGGCTCTCCCACGTGCCGCGCGAGCGGTTCGCCGACTTCTGGTCGCGGGTGGCCGACGCGCTGGTCCCCGGTGGTCGGGTGCTGTTCGTCGACGACGCCTACCGCACCCCCGACGAGCTGGTCCAGGGCGAGGAGTCGACCACGATCCGACGACGGTTGCGCGACGGGACGGCGTACCGCGCGGTGAAGGTGCCGCACGAGCCGGCGGCACTGTCCCGGCAGCTGGCCGACCTCGGCTGGGACGTCCGGGTGGAGCAGACCAACGGTCCGTTCTACTGGGGAGCAGGACGCCGCGCCGACCGGTGA
- a CDS encoding FAD-dependent oxidoreductase: MALPNTADVVVVGAGLAGLAAATRLQQAGIETVLVEQSDGVGGRVRTDVVDGYRLDRGFQLLNPAYPEAQALLDLDALVLQSFDAGLVVASGDDRHLLGDPRRLPRSLPADLTAPVGTLRQKLALLRWLGPVGLGPASRVRAAADRPFVDELRARGLDGDLTDRALRPFLSGVLAEEELQSSQRMVSLLLRAFVRGTPAVPSQGMQAMPDQLAAKLAPDTLHLGVRVTGLTGGGVDTDQGSIRARAVVSAVDGVAATDLGAPGSAMRALTTWWYAAEEAPHSSALLHVDGDRDGPLANTVVVSNAAPTYAPVGRALVAATAVGTHPEATAEAEARAQAARLLGDDPTRWELLRSDVITHALPTHPAGQSLRQPVALGDGRFVCGDHRDTPSIQGALVSGRRTADAVRRALGRTAT; encoded by the coding sequence GTGGCTCTCCCCAACACCGCCGACGTCGTCGTGGTCGGCGCCGGGCTGGCCGGGCTCGCGGCCGCCACCCGGCTCCAGCAGGCCGGCATCGAGACCGTCCTGGTCGAGCAGTCCGACGGCGTGGGCGGCCGGGTCCGCACCGACGTCGTGGACGGCTACCGGCTCGACCGCGGCTTCCAGCTGCTCAACCCCGCCTACCCGGAGGCGCAGGCGCTGCTGGACCTCGACGCCCTCGTCCTGCAGTCCTTCGACGCCGGTCTCGTCGTGGCGTCCGGCGACGATCGGCATCTGTTGGGGGATCCGCGCCGGCTGCCGCGGTCGCTGCCGGCCGACCTCACCGCACCGGTGGGCACGCTGCGCCAGAAGCTCGCCCTGCTGCGGTGGCTCGGACCGGTCGGACTCGGTCCCGCCTCCCGCGTCCGCGCCGCCGCGGACCGCCCGTTCGTCGACGAGCTGCGGGCGCGGGGGCTCGACGGCGACCTGACCGACCGCGCCCTGCGACCCTTCCTCTCCGGCGTCCTCGCCGAGGAGGAGCTGCAGTCCTCGCAGCGGATGGTGTCGCTGCTGCTGCGGGCCTTCGTCCGCGGCACCCCCGCGGTGCCGTCGCAGGGCATGCAGGCGATGCCGGACCAGCTCGCCGCGAAGCTGGCCCCCGACACGCTCCACCTCGGCGTACGCGTCACCGGCCTGACCGGCGGCGGCGTCGACACCGACCAGGGGTCGATCCGCGCCCGGGCGGTCGTCTCCGCCGTCGACGGCGTGGCGGCCACCGACCTCGGCGCACCCGGATCGGCGATGCGCGCACTCACGACCTGGTGGTACGCCGCCGAGGAGGCCCCGCACTCCTCCGCCCTGCTCCACGTCGACGGCGACCGCGACGGTCCGCTGGCCAACACCGTCGTGGTCAGCAACGCCGCCCCGACCTACGCCCCCGTCGGCAGGGCGCTGGTCGCCGCCACCGCCGTCGGCACCCACCCCGAGGCCACCGCCGAGGCCGAGGCCCGCGCCCAGGCCGCCCGCCTGCTCGGCGACGACCCCACGCGCTGGGAGCTGCTGCGCAGCGACGTCATCACCCACGCCCTGCCCACGCACCCGGCCGGGCAGTCGCTGCGCCAACCCGTCGCCCTGGGGGACGGGCGGTTCGTGTGCGGGGACCACCGCGACACCCCCTCGATCCAGGGCGCCCTGGTGTCTGGCCGGCGTACCGCCGACGCCGTACGCCGCGCGCTCGGCCGCACGGCCACCTGA